The proteins below are encoded in one region of Peptoniphilus sp. GNH:
- a CDS encoding HK97 gp10 family phage protein: MNVKIENLASEIMKGLEEYSDMATDEVKKEVKKAGSNIRKDIQENAPVGETKKYSKSWSVKTMKETSNSIEIVVHSRNRYQLAHLLEKGHVLRQGGRVSAKPHIGPAEEKGVRELEENIMRKLQDG, translated from the coding sequence ATGAATGTAAAAATTGAAAACCTAGCCAGTGAAATAATGAAGGGCTTAGAAGAATATTCTGATATGGCAACAGATGAAGTCAAAAAGGAAGTCAAAAAAGCTGGTAGCAATATTAGAAAAGACATACAAGAAAATGCACCTGTAGGAGAAACAAAGAAATATTCTAAATCTTGGTCTGTAAAAACTATGAAAGAAACATCAAACTCAATAGAAATTGTAGTCCACTCAAGAAATAGATATCAACTGGCTCATTTACTTGAAAAAGGTCATGTTCTTAGACAGGGAGGAAGAGTATCTGCTAAGCCACACATTGGACCAGCTGAAGAGAAAGGAGTTAGAGAATTGGAAGAAAATATAATGAGGAAATTACAAGATGGATAG
- a CDS encoding DUF2800 domain-containing protein encodes MTKHSILSPSSSHRWLNCTPSAVLELEFENTSSAAAEEGTAAHDFCEHKLKKALKMRSKRPVSDYDSDEMQECTDAYVDFVLEQYELAKQKCKDPAILIEQKVDFSEFVPDGFGTADCLIVSDDTLSIIDFKYGQGVLVDAYDNSQMKCYALGALSIYESLYDIKEVSMSIFQPRRENVSTWIISASELKKWAEEVLKPKAELAIKGEGEYCSGDWCKFCKAAVRCRARAEEKLKLAKDEFKLPPLLTDAEVEEILIVIPDLTSWANSVLAYATDMAVNHGKEWDGFKVVEGRSVRKYKDENAVIEKAKENGYSDIFKTSLITLTEMQKLMGKKKFEDILGDLIIKPPGKLTLVPNSDKRQKVNVSNVKNEFNEIMEEN; translated from the coding sequence TTGACTAAACATTCAATTTTATCTCCATCAAGCTCACATAGGTGGCTTAACTGTACACCAAGTGCTGTGCTTGAACTAGAGTTTGAAAATACCAGTTCAGCAGCAGCCGAGGAAGGAACGGCAGCACATGACTTTTGCGAACATAAGCTAAAAAAAGCATTAAAGATGCGAAGTAAAAGACCTGTATCTGATTATGACTCAGACGAAATGCAAGAATGTACTGATGCCTATGTGGATTTTGTTTTGGAGCAATATGAATTAGCCAAACAGAAATGTAAGGATCCGGCTATTTTGATTGAACAGAAAGTGGATTTTTCAGAGTTTGTCCCAGATGGTTTTGGAACTGCCGACTGCTTGATAGTTTCAGATGATACGCTTTCCATAATTGACTTTAAGTATGGACAGGGAGTTCTTGTTGATGCCTATGATAATTCACAGATGAAATGTTATGCACTTGGAGCACTTTCAATTTATGAGAGCCTATATGACATAAAGGAAGTCAGTATGTCAATCTTTCAGCCTAGAAGAGAAAATGTGTCTACTTGGATAATTTCTGCAAGCGAACTAAAGAAGTGGGCAGAGGAAGTTCTAAAGCCTAAAGCAGAGCTTGCTATTAAAGGTGAGGGAGAATATTGCTCAGGTGATTGGTGCAAATTCTGTAAGGCTGCAGTTAGGTGTAGAGCAAGGGCTGAAGAAAAACTGAAACTTGCAAAAGATGAGTTTAAACTACCACCACTTTTAACGGATGCTGAAGTAGAAGAAATCCTAATTGTTATTCCGGATTTGACATCATGGGCAAATAGCGTCTTAGCTTATGCAACAGATATGGCAGTTAATCACGGTAAAGAGTGGGATGGCTTTAAGGTTGTAGAGGGTAGGTCGGTAAGAAAGTATAAGGATGAAAATGCAGTAATAGAAAAGGCGAAAGAAAATGGCTATTCCGATATTTTCAAGACCAGCCTAATCACACTTACTGAAATGCAAAAACTGATGGGAAAGAAGAAATTTGAGGATATTCTAGGCGACCTCATTATCAAACCACCTGGAAAACTGACACTTGTACCAAACTCAGATAAGCGTCAGAAAGTAAATGTATCAAATGTAAAAAACGAATTTAATGAAATAATGGAGGAAAATTAA
- a CDS encoding N-acetylmuramoyl-L-alanine amidase: MSNSPLVQATILSPNHSGRRNQKITKIAIHHAAGVINGRNLAGVFVPRSRRASANYNLGSDGVIVLGVDESNRAWTTSSSWCDNRAVTIEVGNSTRGPQWLVSDYVLNRLIDLVTDICRRNGIYPCTYTGGKDGVLQKHEWYKSTNCPGPYLGSKFSYIANEVNKRLAGGSNGSLNTGTSSLYRVRKSWVDAKSQKGAFRNLDNAKKCVNANPGYAVYDVNGRSVYQVASAPSKSVDTLAREVIAGNWGNGQDRKNRLERAGYDYNAVQRRVNEVL; this comes from the coding sequence ATGAGTAATAGCCCATTAGTACAAGCAACAATTCTCTCACCTAACCATAGCGGTAGAAGAAATCAAAAGATTACTAAAATAGCTATCCACCACGCAGCTGGAGTTATAAATGGTAGAAATCTTGCTGGAGTATTTGTGCCAAGGTCAAGACGTGCATCAGCTAACTACAATTTAGGATCCGATGGAGTAATTGTTTTAGGGGTTGATGAATCTAACAGAGCGTGGACGACCTCATCTTCCTGGTGTGACAATAGAGCAGTAACAATAGAAGTAGGAAACTCTACGAGAGGACCTCAGTGGTTAGTTTCTGATTATGTTTTAAATAGACTAATTGATTTGGTGACAGACATCTGCAGAAGAAATGGAATCTATCCTTGCACCTACACTGGAGGTAAGGATGGTGTTCTTCAAAAACACGAATGGTATAAAAGCACTAACTGTCCTGGTCCATATCTTGGCAGCAAGTTTTCATATATAGCAAATGAAGTAAATAAGAGACTTGCAGGTGGAAGTAATGGCTCATTAAATACAGGCACATCATCTCTATATAGAGTAAGAAAGTCATGGGTTGATGCAAAGAGTCAAAAGGGTGCATTTAGAAATTTAGATAATGCTAAAAAGTGTGTCAATGCAAATCCAGGATATGCTGTCTATGATGTAAATGGTAGATCTGTTTATCAGGTAGCAAGTGCTCCATCAAAGAGTGTTGATACCTTAGCAAGAGAGGTAATTGCAGGAAATTGGGGAAATGGACAGGATCGAAAAAATAGACTTGAAAGAGCTGGATATGACTATAACGCAGTACAAAGACGAGTAAATGAAGTCTTATAA
- a CDS encoding DNA polymerase: protein METISIDIETYSSIDLKKCGVYKYAESDDFEILLFAYSIDGSEVKVIDLAKGEEIPAEILDALTDEKISKWAFNAQFERVCLSRYLRDKGISLDPFYDNHELSTSMAMFLNPTSWKCTMIWSATLGLPLSLEGVGAVLGLDKQKLSEGKSLIKYFCVPCTPTKTNGGRTRNLYFHDEEKWEQFKSYNKRDVEVEMGIQGKLSKFPVSEDIWDEFYLDQEINDRGIAIDPVLVESAIKLDSDVKASLMQKLTEITGLENPNSVLQMRNWLSEHGLEMESLGKKEVAKEIKTASKELAEVLTLRQQLSKSSVKKYTAMKNAACTDNRERGMFRYYGANRTGRFAGRLVQLQNLPQNHLLDLAEARALVREKNVDSLEMLYEDIPDTLSQLIRTAFVPQNNNKFIVADFSAIEARVLAWLAVEKWRMKVFEEGKDIYCSSASQMFGVPVEKHGVNSHLRQKGKIAELALGYGGSVGALKAMGALDMGLTEEELQPLVDAWRNSNPMITSLWWDVDRAVKTCIKQRIDTKTHGITFSWESGFLFIELPSGRKLAYVKPRIGENKFGGESVTYEGVGNAKKWERLESYGPKFVENIIQGTARDILLFAMKTLRNCQIVAHVHDEIIIETDKRMSLTAVCEQMGRTPPWAKGLLLRADGYECEFYKKD from the coding sequence ATGGAAACTATCAGTATTGACATTGAAACATATAGCAGCATAGACCTTAAAAAGTGTGGTGTATATAAATATGCCGAATCCGATGATTTTGAAATACTCTTATTTGCTTACAGCATTGATGGCAGTGAAGTTAAAGTCATAGATTTAGCAAAAGGAGAGGAAATCCCTGCTGAAATATTGGATGCACTCACTGATGAGAAAATAAGTAAATGGGCATTTAATGCACAATTTGAGAGAGTTTGTTTATCAAGGTATTTAAGGGATAAAGGTATCAGTCTAGATCCTTTTTATGATAATCATGAACTTAGTACATCAATGGCGATGTTTTTAAATCCGACTTCTTGGAAATGCACCATGATTTGGTCTGCAACACTAGGACTTCCATTGTCTCTTGAAGGAGTAGGTGCTGTACTTGGACTTGATAAGCAGAAACTAAGTGAAGGTAAGAGCCTAATAAAGTATTTCTGTGTGCCTTGCACTCCGACAAAAACTAACGGAGGAAGAACAAGGAATCTGTACTTTCATGATGAAGAAAAGTGGGAACAATTCAAATCATATAACAAGCGTGATGTGGAAGTAGAAATGGGAATTCAAGGAAAACTATCAAAGTTTCCTGTTTCAGAAGATATATGGGATGAGTTTTATTTAGACCAGGAAATAAATGATAGGGGCATTGCTATTGATCCTGTACTTGTTGAATCAGCAATCAAATTAGATAGCGATGTAAAGGCTAGTCTTATGCAAAAGCTAACAGAAATTACTGGACTTGAAAATCCTAACTCAGTTCTTCAGATGAGAAACTGGTTATCGGAGCATGGACTTGAAATGGAGTCTCTAGGCAAAAAGGAAGTAGCAAAAGAAATAAAGACTGCATCAAAAGAACTTGCTGAGGTTCTTACTTTAAGACAGCAGTTATCCAAGTCTTCTGTTAAGAAGTATACAGCCATGAAAAATGCTGCCTGTACAGATAATAGGGAAAGAGGAATGTTTCGATATTATGGTGCGAATAGAACCGGAAGATTTGCAGGAAGACTTGTTCAATTGCAAAACCTACCACAAAACCATCTACTAGACTTAGCTGAGGCAAGAGCACTTGTAAGAGAGAAAAATGTAGATTCACTTGAAATGCTATATGAAGATATCCCAGATACTTTATCTCAACTGATTAGAACTGCCTTTGTGCCACAGAACAATAACAAATTTATTGTAGCTGACTTTTCAGCTATTGAAGCGAGAGTCCTTGCATGGCTTGCAGTGGAAAAATGGAGAATGAAAGTCTTTGAAGAAGGTAAAGATATCTACTGTTCATCGGCAAGTCAGATGTTTGGAGTTCCTGTTGAAAAGCATGGTGTAAATAGTCATCTTAGGCAGAAAGGTAAAATTGCAGAACTCGCACTTGGCTATGGTGGTTCGGTAGGTGCCTTAAAAGCTATGGGAGCACTTGATATGGGACTTACTGAAGAAGAACTTCAGCCACTGGTTGATGCTTGGAGAAACTCAAATCCTATGATTACTAGCCTTTGGTGGGATGTTGATAGAGCGGTCAAAACTTGTATAAAGCAAAGAATAGATACTAAGACTCATGGCATTACATTCTCATGGGAAAGTGGATTTTTATTTATAGAACTTCCTTCAGGAAGAAAACTTGCCTATGTAAAACCTAGAATTGGCGAGAATAAATTCGGTGGCGAGTCAGTTACTTATGAAGGTGTCGGTAATGCTAAAAAGTGGGAAAGACTGGAAAGTTATGGTCCTAAATTTGTAGAAAACATTATTCAAGGGACTGCGAGAGATATTTTGCTTTTTGCTATGAAGACATTAAGAAACTGCCAGATTGTAGCACATGTCCATGATGAAATAATTATAGAGACTGATAAAAGAATGAGCCTTACTGCAGTATGTGAGCAAATGGGAAGAACACCACCTTGGGCGAAGGGATTACTTCTTCGTGCAGATGGTTACGAATGCGAATTTTATAAAAAAGATTAA
- a CDS encoding helix-turn-helix domain-containing protein: MNLEEKEKIKISREKGSGYTEIAKHMNISVNTIKSFCRRNGLGGMKSKDENISVCGYCGKPIKQIVGRKKKRFCSDKCRNNWWNKNRELVSKKANYECICANCGKTFISYGNKNRKYCSHECYISARFGGECHEDN, from the coding sequence ATGAATTTAGAAGAAAAAGAAAAGATAAAGATATCAAGAGAAAAGGGATCTGGATATACAGAAATAGCTAAGCATATGAACATTTCCGTCAACACTATTAAGAGTTTCTGTAGGCGTAATGGGCTAGGTGGTATGAAAAGTAAAGATGAAAATATTTCTGTCTGTGGGTATTGTGGTAAGCCTATAAAACAGATAGTAGGAAGAAAAAAGAAAAGATTTTGTTCAGATAAATGCAGAAATAACTGGTGGAATAAAAATAGAGAGTTAGTAAGTAAGAAAGCCAACTATGAGTGTATCTGTGCTAACTGTGGTAAAACCTTTATTTCTTATGGCAATAAAAACCGTAAGTATTGCAGTCATGAATGCTATATTTCTGCTCGTTTTGGAGGTGAGTGCCATGAAGATAACTAG
- a CDS encoding phage tail protein, translating into MANKVKFNICNVHYALFDKAEEGVIKYKTPVPMPGAVSISLDPNGEPESFYADGIEYYTISNNMGYDGDLEIALIPESFRTDVLMEKSDSNKVLIESSNSETANFALLFEFDGDQKKIRHVMYNCSAARPTLEGETNEESREVQPETLSIQARPLPNGNVKARTGEETTKETYDGWYKSVYMPTETTVTPSRASVGGK; encoded by the coding sequence ATGGCCAATAAAGTTAAATTTAATATTTGTAACGTACACTACGCTCTCTTTGATAAAGCTGAAGAAGGTGTTATTAAATATAAGACACCAGTGCCAATGCCTGGTGCTGTTTCAATTTCATTGGATCCTAATGGAGAGCCTGAAAGCTTTTATGCAGATGGAATTGAATACTACACTATTTCAAACAATATGGGATATGACGGAGATTTAGAAATCGCTCTTATTCCAGAATCCTTTAGGACTGATGTTTTGATGGAAAAATCAGATTCCAATAAGGTTCTAATTGAGTCTTCAAATTCTGAAACTGCGAACTTCGCATTGTTATTCGAGTTTGATGGTGACCAAAAGAAAATCCGTCACGTCATGTATAACTGTTCAGCAGCAAGACCTACCCTTGAGGGAGAAACCAACGAGGAATCAAGAGAAGTTCAACCAGAAACCTTGTCTATTCAAGCAAGACCACTTCCAAATGGAAATGTAAAGGCTAGAACAGGGGAAGAGACTACGAAGGAAACTTATGATGGTTGGTACAAGTCAGTCTATATGCCAACAGAAACTACAGTAACACCTTCAAGAGCAAGTGTTGGAGGTAAATAA
- a CDS encoding phage tail tape measure protein — MANRIKGITVEIGGDTTKLQTALKQVNTEIKHTQSELRDVNKLLKLDPGNTELISQKHKLLGQTLEETKNKLTSLKEAQKQAEQALAEGKISQEQYDALKREIIETEQALKSLERQGATTNQTLQNIAITGEKWQNTGQNIENVGRKMMPVSLAVAGLGVAAVKTASDFDSGMSKVKAVSGATGSDFDALREKAREMGAKTKFSASEAAEAMNYMAMAGWKSKDMISGIEGVMNLAAASGEDLATTSDIVTDALTAFGLKAEDSSHFADVLAAASSNANTNVSLMGETFKYAAPIAGTLGYSVEDTAVAIGLMANAGIKGSQAGTALRSGLTRLASPTKEVINGMSMLGLSIEDVQGLSLDETLSTFRVAFANLDGTQKAQAASMIFGKNAMSGMLAIINASEKDYNSLSDAIYNADGTAEKMAATMQDNLAGQLKILQSALEELAISFGELLMPAVRKAVDILTKLVNGLNALPGPVKGIIAGIGLFIAALGPVLMIVGKLVWSIGTIMTKGPLIIGGITKIVGIFTGTLIPAITAVVSAIGIVPIAIGAVIAGLVLLWKKCDWFREGLISIWDTIKESTVAIWNGIKEFFANLWQGISDSWTSTWTEITTFLSEFWSGFIEGVKTTWKGIKDFFANLWNGLSEGWNTIWTSITTFLTESWNTFIEGAKSLWQSLGEFFTSLWTGIKTIFTNIWTAISTTTTEVFTAVSEFIRTTWESIKTLISTVLDAIKVKVETIWNGLKEFLTTVITAIGEFISTSWTNIKTTIETILTSIKAVLESVWNGIKTFMSSTMNNIKSFVSSAWNSIKSTISSAVNTAKSAVSSAFNSMRSSISSTMSNIQSTIRNGFNNEVNHIKNLASQAYTWGADMINGIARGIRSAISNVTSAVSNVASTIRSYLHFSVPDVGPLTDYESWMPDFMEGLSKGIEKSRRLVQSSMENVASDMVLSPNISSLGIGRHDKEPIVNGIDIGRQISDALANINLKSENSGDIVIPVYLGGTLLDEVIVNASMRKNLRSGGR; from the coding sequence TTGGCAAATAGAATAAAAGGGATAACTGTTGAGATTGGTGGGGATACTACCAAACTTCAAACTGCATTAAAACAAGTTAATACGGAGATTAAACATACTCAGTCTGAACTTCGTGATGTCAATAAACTTCTAAAACTTGACCCTGGAAATACAGAACTTATCTCCCAAAAGCATAAGCTATTAGGACAGACCTTAGAAGAAACAAAGAATAAATTAACCTCTTTGAAAGAGGCACAAAAACAAGCTGAACAGGCTCTTGCAGAAGGAAAGATTTCCCAAGAGCAATATGATGCCCTTAAACGTGAGATTATTGAAACAGAACAAGCCCTTAAATCTCTAGAAAGACAAGGGGCAACCACTAATCAAACTCTGCAAAACATAGCTATTACTGGAGAAAAATGGCAAAACACAGGGCAAAATATAGAAAATGTAGGAAGAAAAATGATGCCAGTATCTCTTGCAGTAGCAGGTCTTGGGGTAGCGGCAGTAAAGACTGCATCAGATTTTGACTCTGGCATGTCAAAGGTAAAAGCAGTATCTGGTGCAACAGGGTCTGACTTTGATGCTCTGAGGGAAAAGGCTCGTGAAATGGGAGCCAAAACAAAGTTCTCAGCATCTGAAGCGGCAGAGGCTATGAACTACATGGCCATGGCTGGTTGGAAAAGTAAAGATATGATTAGTGGTATTGAAGGAGTCATGAACCTTGCTGCAGCTAGTGGTGAGGACTTAGCTACTACTTCAGATATCGTAACAGATGCCCTTACAGCCTTTGGTTTAAAAGCAGAAGACTCTTCTCACTTTGCTGATGTTCTTGCTGCTGCATCATCTAATGCCAATACCAATGTTTCATTAATGGGTGAAACCTTCAAATATGCTGCGCCTATTGCTGGGACACTTGGCTATTCAGTTGAAGATACAGCAGTAGCTATAGGTTTAATGGCTAACGCAGGAATAAAAGGCTCACAAGCAGGGACAGCTTTAAGGTCTGGACTAACAAGACTCGCATCACCAACTAAAGAAGTTATTAATGGAATGTCCATGTTGGGATTATCTATTGAAGATGTACAGGGGCTTTCACTTGATGAGACTCTAAGCACCTTTAGAGTTGCCTTTGCTAACTTAGACGGAACTCAAAAAGCACAAGCAGCATCCATGATATTTGGTAAAAATGCCATGTCTGGAATGTTGGCAATTATAAATGCCAGTGAAAAAGACTATAACAGTTTGAGTGATGCCATTTATAACGCAGATGGAACAGCAGAAAAAATGGCTGCTACTATGCAGGATAACTTAGCTGGTCAATTAAAGATTTTACAATCTGCCTTAGAAGAATTAGCTATATCCTTTGGAGAACTTTTAATGCCTGCTGTTAGAAAAGCAGTAGATATATTAACAAAACTGGTAAATGGACTTAATGCCCTTCCAGGACCAGTAAAAGGTATTATTGCAGGTATCGGTCTTTTTATAGCTGCTCTTGGTCCAGTTCTTATGATTGTAGGAAAGCTTGTCTGGTCAATAGGAACTATTATGACCAAAGGACCTCTAATAATAGGAGGAATTACTAAGATAGTTGGAATATTTACAGGCACACTTATACCAGCAATCACTGCAGTAGTATCAGCCATTGGTATTGTTCCTATTGCTATTGGTGCAGTAATAGCGGGTCTAGTTCTTTTATGGAAGAAGTGCGACTGGTTTAGAGAAGGACTTATCTCTATTTGGGATACTATCAAAGAATCAACAGTTGCTATTTGGAATGGAATAAAAGAATTCTTCGCCAATCTATGGCAAGGAATATCTGATTCATGGACAAGCACTTGGACTGAAATTACTACTTTCTTATCAGAATTCTGGTCTGGATTTATTGAAGGTGTTAAGACTACTTGGAAAGGCATCAAGGACTTCTTTGCCAACCTATGGAATGGACTTTCTGAAGGATGGAATACTATCTGGACATCTATAACAACTTTTCTAACTGAATCTTGGAATACCTTTATTGAGGGAGCCAAGAGTTTATGGCAAAGTTTAGGAGAATTCTTTACAAGCCTTTGGACAGGAATTAAAACTATTTTTACCAATATATGGACAGCTATTTCAACTACAACTACAGAAGTATTTACAGCAGTTAGTGAGTTTATCAGGACTACTTGGGAAAGTATTAAGACTTTAATTTCAACAGTTCTAGATGCAATCAAAGTAAAAGTAGAGACTATTTGGAATGGACTAAAAGAGTTTTTAACAACAGTTATTACTGCTATTGGAGAATTTATTTCTACATCCTGGACAAACATAAAAACTACAATTGAGACTATCTTGACTTCTATTAAGGCAGTTCTTGAATCAGTCTGGAACGGGATAAAGACCTTTATGTCATCAACAATGAATAACATTAAGTCCTTTGTTTCATCTGCTTGGAACTCCATAAAGTCGACTATTTCATCTGCAGTGAATACTGCAAAGTCAGCAGTATCATCTGCATTTAATTCCATGAGATCAAGTATTTCATCAACCATGTCAAATATTCAGTCCACTATTAGAAATGGATTTAATAATGAAGTTAATCACATTAAAAATTTGGCATCCCAAGCTTATACATGGGGAGCCGATATGATTAACGGAATTGCTAGAGGGATTAGAAGTGCAATTAGCAATGTTACATCGGCTGTATCGAATGTAGCATCAACTATTAGGTCTTACCTGCACTTCTCTGTTCCAGATGTTGGTCCACTTACTGACTACGAATCATGGATGCCTGATTTTATGGAAGGTCTATCTAAGGGGATAGAAAAGAGCAGAAGATTAGTTCAATCTTCGATGGAAAATGTAGCAAGTGATATGGTTTTAAGTCCCAATATATCATCTCTAGGTATTGGGAGACACGATAAAGAACCTATTGTAAATGGAATTGATATAGGAAGACAAATATCCGATGCACTTGCAAACATCAATTTAAAATCGGAAAATTCTGGAGATATAGTCATACCAGTTTATCTTGGAGGGACTCTCCTTGATGAAGTTATTGTTAATGCATCTATGCGTAAGAATTTAAGAAGTGGAGGTAGATAA
- a CDS encoding phage holin family protein translates to MNKFFEILKVCFTAIGGWLGFYLGSVDAFIYTLLAFVIADYLTGVLRAGVERKLSSSIGFKGIAKKIMIFIVVGIANLCDVNLIKGDGTMIRTAIIFFYIANEGLSILENSVALGLPVPEKLKRVLEQFKEEK, encoded by the coding sequence ATGAACAAATTCTTTGAAATACTAAAAGTATGTTTTACAGCTATCGGAGGATGGTTGGGATTTTATCTTGGAAGTGTAGATGCTTTTATATACACACTACTTGCTTTTGTGATTGCTGACTATCTAACAGGAGTTTTAAGAGCAGGGGTTGAAAGAAAGCTATCCTCATCCATAGGATTTAAAGGGATAGCTAAAAAGATTATGATTTTTATAGTTGTAGGAATAGCAAACCTATGTGATGTAAATTTAATTAAAGGTGATGGAACAATGATAAGAACAGCCATCATCTTTTTTTATATAGCAAATGAAGGTCTTTCTATTTTAGAAAATTCTGTAGCTTTAGGTTTGCCAGTACCAGAAAAATTAAAAAGAGTATTGGAACAATTCAAGGAGGAAAAATAA
- a CDS encoding phage head closure protein: MKISDLNRKIIFQNKDVEVDGIGNHKSVWTDYLETSAYISFQGKGEEVFLGMEVDRSDISFTVRFQNRLKNINTSEYRILFDDEMYNIVSIDFMNYKNRLIKFRCRKVSR; encoded by the coding sequence ATGAAGATATCAGATTTAAATAGAAAAATAATCTTTCAAAATAAAGATGTTGAGGTGGATGGAATTGGTAACCATAAATCAGTATGGACAGACTATCTAGAAACCTCAGCCTATATTTCCTTTCAAGGAAAAGGCGAAGAAGTTTTTTTAGGAATGGAAGTAGATAGGTCAGATATTTCTTTTACTGTAAGATTTCAAAATAGGTTGAAGAATATTAATACTTCGGAGTACAGAATTCTATTTGATGATGAAATGTACAATATCGTCTCAATTGACTTTATGAACTACAAAAATAGACTTATAAAGTTTAGGTGTAGGAAGGTGAGTAGATGA
- a CDS encoding DUF2815 family protein has product MANISRTKVITGKDTRLSYFNGWEPKSINGGPEKYSVSLLIPKDDKETITAIEKAIDAAIEEGIGKFGGKKPNKAAIKLPLRDGDIERDDEAYKGHYFINANSVTAPQIVDKAVKPILDRSEVYSGCYARVSISFYAFNSNGNKGIACGLGNIQKIRDGEPLGGRSNASDDFTSLEDDDFLA; this is encoded by the coding sequence ATGGCAAATATTAGTAGAACAAAGGTAATCACAGGAAAAGACACAAGACTTTCATATTTTAATGGTTGGGAGCCAAAATCAATCAATGGAGGACCTGAGAAGTATAGTGTATCTCTTCTTATTCCAAAGGATGATAAAGAAACAATTACGGCAATTGAAAAGGCAATTGATGCTGCAATCGAAGAAGGAATAGGTAAATTTGGAGGAAAGAAACCAAACAAGGCAGCCATTAAACTTCCACTTCGTGATGGGGATATTGAGCGTGATGATGAGGCATATAAAGGTCATTATTTCATCAACGCAAATAGCGTGACAGCACCTCAAATTGTAGATAAAGCTGTAAAACCTATCCTTGATAGAAGTGAAGTATATTCAGGTTGTTATGCTCGTGTATCCATTAGCTTTTATGCCTTTAACTCAAATGGAAATAAAGGAATCGCCTGCGGACTTGGAAATATTCAAAAGATTAGAGATGGTGAGCCACTTGGTGGAAGAAGTAATGCTTCTGATGATTTTACAAGTCTTGAAGATGATGACTTCTTGGCATAG
- a CDS encoding head-tail connector protein produces the protein MITLEEAKSYLRVDFDDEDEMIESLIQSSIKHSMDVARVDSEEDLSKNPNGKIAVLYMTAYLYEHREEADYSELNLTLRALLFGMRKAEF, from the coding sequence ATGATTACTCTTGAGGAGGCAAAGTCCTATTTAAGGGTGGATTTTGATGATGAGGATGAGATGATTGAATCTCTCATCCAATCATCAATCAAGCACTCCATGGATGTCGCCAGAGTTGATAGTGAAGAAGACCTTTCTAAAAATCCAAATGGAAAGATAGCTGTCTTATATATGACTGCTTATCTTTATGAACATAGAGAAGAGGCAGATTATTCTGAACTAAACTTAACTCTAAGGGCTTTATTATTTGGAATGAGAAAGGCTGAATTCTAA